In one Zalophus californianus isolate mZalCal1 chromosome 10, mZalCal1.pri.v2, whole genome shotgun sequence genomic region, the following are encoded:
- the C10H7orf26 gene encoding uncharacterized protein C7orf26 homolog isoform X1, which translates to MSDIRHSLLRRDALSAAKEVLYHLDIYFSSQLQSAPLPIVDKGPVELLEEFVFQVPKERGAQPKRLNSLQELQLLEIMCNYFQEQTKDSVRQIIFSSLFSPQGNKADDSRMSLLGKLVSMAVAVCRIPVLECAASWLQRTPVVYCVRLARALVDDYCCLVPGSVQTLKQILSASPRFCCQLITSVTALYDLSSDDLIPPLDLLEMIVSWIFEDPRLILITFLNTPIAANLPIGFLELTPLTGLIRWCVKAPLAYKRKKKPSLSNGHVTTKVTKDLGGMDRDSHLLYSKLHLSVLQVLMMLQVHLTEKNLYGRLGLILFDHMVPLVEEINRLADELNPLNASQEIELSLDRLAQALQVAMASGALLCTRDDLRTLCSRLPHNNLLQLVISGPVQQAPHAALPPGFYPHIHTPPLGYGAVPAHPAAHPALPTHPGHTFMSGMTFPFRPIR; encoded by the exons ATGAGCGACATCCGCCACTCGCTGCTGCGCCGCGACGCGCTGAGCGCCGCCAAGGAGGTGCTGTACCACCTGGACATCTACTTCAGCAGCCAGCTGCAGAGCGCGCCGCTGCCCATCGTGGACAAGGGCCCCGTGGAGCTGCTCGAGGAGTTCGTGTTCCAGGTGCCCAAGGAGCGCGGCGCGCAGCCCAAG AGGTTGAATTCACTTCAGGAGCTCCAACTTCTTGAAATCATGTGCAATTATTTCCAGGAGCAAACCAAGGACTCTGTCCGGCAGATTATTTTCTCATCCCTTTTCAGCCCCCAAGGGAACAAGGCTGATGACAGCCGGATGAGcttgttgggaaaactggtgtCCATGGCAGTGGCTGTGTGTCGAATCCCGGTGTTGGAGTGTGCAGCCTCCTGGCTCCAG CGGACGCCTGTGGTCTACTGCGTGAGGTTAGCCAGGGCCCTCGTGGATGACTACTGCTGTCTGGTGCCAGGATCCGTGCAGACGCTGAAGCAGATACTCAGTGCCAGCCCTCGATTCTGCTGCCAGCTCATCACCTCTGTCACCGCGCTGTATGACCTATCCTCAG ATGACCTCATCCCACCATTGGACTTGCTTGAAATGATTGTCAGCTGGATTTTCGAGGACCCGAGGTTGATTCTCATCACTTTTTTAAATACTCCGATTGCAGCCAATCTTCCAATAGGATTTTTAGAGCTCACCCCGCTCACTGGATTGATCCGCTGGTGCGTGAAGGCCCCTCTGGcttataaaaggaagaagaagccCTCCCTGTCTAATGGCCACGTCACTACCAAAGTTACAAAGGACTTGGGAGGGATGGACAGAGACTCCCACCTCCTGTACTCGAAACTCCACCTCAGCGTCCTGCAGGTCCTCATGATGCTCCAGGTGCACTTAACCGAGAAGAATCTGTACGGGCGCCTGGGCCTCATCCTGTTTGACCACATGGTCCCGCTGGTAGAGGAGATCAACAGGTTGGCGGATGAACTGAACCCCCTCAACGCCTCCCAGGAGATCGAGCTCTCTCTGGACCGGCTGGCGCAGGCTCTGCAGGTGGCCATGGCCTCCGGAGCACTGCTGTGCACAAGAG ATGACCTGAGAACCTTGTGCTCCAGGCTGCCCCATAATAA CCTGCTCCAGCTGGTGATCTCGGGCCCCGTGCAACAGGCACCACACGCGGCGCTGCCCCCCGGCTTCTACCCTCACATCCACACGCCCCCGCTGGGCTACGGGGCTGTGCCGGCCCACCCCGCCGCCCACCCCGCCCTGCCCACGCACCCGGGGCACACGTTCATGTCGGGCATGACCTTCCCGTTCAGGCCCATCCGCTAG
- the C10H7orf26 gene encoding uncharacterized protein C7orf26 homolog isoform X2, with protein MSDIRHSLLRRDALSAAKEVLYHLDIYFSSQLQSAPLPIVDKGPVELLEEFVFQRLNSLQELQLLEIMCNYFQEQTKDSVRQIIFSSLFSPQGNKADDSRMSLLGKLVSMAVAVCRIPVLECAASWLQRTPVVYCVRLARALVDDYCCLVPGSVQTLKQILSASPRFCCQLITSVTALYDLSSDDLIPPLDLLEMIVSWIFEDPRLILITFLNTPIAANLPIGFLELTPLTGLIRWCVKAPLAYKRKKKPSLSNGHVTTKVTKDLGGMDRDSHLLYSKLHLSVLQVLMMLQVHLTEKNLYGRLGLILFDHMVPLVEEINRLADELNPLNASQEIELSLDRLAQALQVAMASGALLCTRDDLRTLCSRLPHNNLLQLVISGPVQQAPHAALPPGFYPHIHTPPLGYGAVPAHPAAHPALPTHPGHTFMSGMTFPFRPIR; from the exons ATGAGCGACATCCGCCACTCGCTGCTGCGCCGCGACGCGCTGAGCGCCGCCAAGGAGGTGCTGTACCACCTGGACATCTACTTCAGCAGCCAGCTGCAGAGCGCGCCGCTGCCCATCGTGGACAAGGGCCCCGTGGAGCTGCTCGAGGAGTTCGTGTTCCAG AGGTTGAATTCACTTCAGGAGCTCCAACTTCTTGAAATCATGTGCAATTATTTCCAGGAGCAAACCAAGGACTCTGTCCGGCAGATTATTTTCTCATCCCTTTTCAGCCCCCAAGGGAACAAGGCTGATGACAGCCGGATGAGcttgttgggaaaactggtgtCCATGGCAGTGGCTGTGTGTCGAATCCCGGTGTTGGAGTGTGCAGCCTCCTGGCTCCAG CGGACGCCTGTGGTCTACTGCGTGAGGTTAGCCAGGGCCCTCGTGGATGACTACTGCTGTCTGGTGCCAGGATCCGTGCAGACGCTGAAGCAGATACTCAGTGCCAGCCCTCGATTCTGCTGCCAGCTCATCACCTCTGTCACCGCGCTGTATGACCTATCCTCAG ATGACCTCATCCCACCATTGGACTTGCTTGAAATGATTGTCAGCTGGATTTTCGAGGACCCGAGGTTGATTCTCATCACTTTTTTAAATACTCCGATTGCAGCCAATCTTCCAATAGGATTTTTAGAGCTCACCCCGCTCACTGGATTGATCCGCTGGTGCGTGAAGGCCCCTCTGGcttataaaaggaagaagaagccCTCCCTGTCTAATGGCCACGTCACTACCAAAGTTACAAAGGACTTGGGAGGGATGGACAGAGACTCCCACCTCCTGTACTCGAAACTCCACCTCAGCGTCCTGCAGGTCCTCATGATGCTCCAGGTGCACTTAACCGAGAAGAATCTGTACGGGCGCCTGGGCCTCATCCTGTTTGACCACATGGTCCCGCTGGTAGAGGAGATCAACAGGTTGGCGGATGAACTGAACCCCCTCAACGCCTCCCAGGAGATCGAGCTCTCTCTGGACCGGCTGGCGCAGGCTCTGCAGGTGGCCATGGCCTCCGGAGCACTGCTGTGCACAAGAG ATGACCTGAGAACCTTGTGCTCCAGGCTGCCCCATAATAA CCTGCTCCAGCTGGTGATCTCGGGCCCCGTGCAACAGGCACCACACGCGGCGCTGCCCCCCGGCTTCTACCCTCACATCCACACGCCCCCGCTGGGCTACGGGGCTGTGCCGGCCCACCCCGCCGCCCACCCCGCCCTGCCCACGCACCCGGGGCACACGTTCATGTCGGGCATGACCTTCCCGTTCAGGCCCATCCGCTAG
- the LOC113932379 gene encoding small nuclear ribonucleoprotein F, with protein MSLPLNPKPFLNGLTGKPVMVKLKWGMEYKGYLVSVDGYMNMQLANTEEYIDGALSGHLGEVLIRCNNVLYIRGVEEEEEDGEMRE; from the coding sequence ATGAGTTTGCCTCTCAATCCCAAACCTTTCCTGAATGGATTAACAGGAAAGCCAGTAATGGTGAAACTTAAGTGGGGAATGGAGTACAAAGGGTACCTGGTATCTGTAGATGGTTATATGAACATGCAGCTTGCAAACACAGAAGAATACATAGATGGAGCATTGTCTGGACATTTGGGTGAAGTTTTAATAAGGtgtaataatgtcctttatatcAGGGgtgttgaagaagaagaagaagatggggaAATGAGAGAATAG